A genomic region of Arachis hypogaea cultivar Tifrunner chromosome 5, arahy.Tifrunner.gnm2.J5K5, whole genome shotgun sequence contains the following coding sequences:
- the LOC112801143 gene encoding uncharacterized protein isoform X2 produces MRIETQIPPILLQHQQQQPKPEHSEPEPEQSVSPSNSFSRDPLIIEELEKKALVQANEAKAEGNKLFVDGKYEEALSQYELALQVAPDMPSSVEILSICHANRAVCFQKLGKYDNTVKECTKALDLNPVYIKALVRRGEAHEKLEHFEEAIADMKKILEIDPSNDQARKAIRRLEPLAAEKREMMKEEMIAKLKEMGNSVLGRFGMSVDNFKAVKDPNTGSYSISFQR; encoded by the exons ATGAGGATCGAAACGCAAATCCCTCCAATACTGCTG CAACATCAACAACAGCAGCCGAAGCCAGAGCATTCGGAGCCGGAACCTGAACAGAGTGTTTCTCCAAGTAATAGTTTTTCTAGAGATCCCTTGATCATTGAGGAATTGGAGAAG AAAGCATTGGTTCAAGCAAATGAGGCAAAGGCAGAAGGGAATAAGCTTTTTGTGGATGGGAAGTATGAGGAAGCATTATCCCAGTATGAACTTGCTCTACAAGTTGCACCTGACATGCCTTCATCTGTTGAAATACTCTCAATATGTCATGCAAACCGTGCTGTGTGCTTTCAGAAACTG GGAAAATATGACAACACAGTTAAAGAATGCACAAAAGCATTAGATCTGAATCCAGTGTATATTAAAGCTTTAGTAAGAAGAGGAGAAGCTCATGAAAAGCTTGAACATTTTGAAGAAGCCATTGCTG ATATGAAAAAGATCTTAGAAATTGATCCCTCAAATGATCAAGCTAGGAAGGCCATCAGGCGACTTGAGCCGCTTGCTGCAGAAAAGCGGGAAATGATGAAGGAAGAGATGATTG caaaactaaaagaaatgggAAATTCTGTCTTGGGCCGGTTTGGGATGAGTGTCGATAACTTCAAAGCAGTTAAAGATCCAAACACTGGTTCCTATTCTATCTCATTCCAGCGTTAA
- the LOC112801143 gene encoding uncharacterized protein isoform X1, producing MVVVIEQQENEDRNANPSNTAGNDASDGFETASDTDLGSETGGDDVGASSHDQQLEQQQHQQQQPKPEHSEPEPEQSVSPSNSFSRDPLIIEELEKKALVQANEAKAEGNKLFVDGKYEEALSQYELALQVAPDMPSSVEILSICHANRAVCFQKLGKYDNTVKECTKALDLNPVYIKALVRRGEAHEKLEHFEEAIADMKKILEIDPSNDQARKAIRRLEPLAAEKREMMKEEMIAKLKEMGNSVLGRFGMSVDNFKAVKDPNTGSYSISFQR from the exons ATGGTGGTGGTGATAGAGCAGCAAGAGAATGAGGATCGAAACGCAAATCCCTCCAATACTGCTGGTAACGATGCTTCCGACGGTTTTGAAACGGCCAGCGACACCGACCTGGGCAGCGAAACCGGAGGTGATGACGTTGGCGCTAGCAGCCATGATCAACAGCTCGAACAACAGCAACATCAACAACAGCAGCCGAAGCCAGAGCATTCGGAGCCGGAACCTGAACAGAGTGTTTCTCCAAGTAATAGTTTTTCTAGAGATCCCTTGATCATTGAGGAATTGGAGAAG AAAGCATTGGTTCAAGCAAATGAGGCAAAGGCAGAAGGGAATAAGCTTTTTGTGGATGGGAAGTATGAGGAAGCATTATCCCAGTATGAACTTGCTCTACAAGTTGCACCTGACATGCCTTCATCTGTTGAAATACTCTCAATATGTCATGCAAACCGTGCTGTGTGCTTTCAGAAACTG GGAAAATATGACAACACAGTTAAAGAATGCACAAAAGCATTAGATCTGAATCCAGTGTATATTAAAGCTTTAGTAAGAAGAGGAGAAGCTCATGAAAAGCTTGAACATTTTGAAGAAGCCATTGCTG ATATGAAAAAGATCTTAGAAATTGATCCCTCAAATGATCAAGCTAGGAAGGCCATCAGGCGACTTGAGCCGCTTGCTGCAGAAAAGCGGGAAATGATGAAGGAAGAGATGATTG caaaactaaaagaaatgggAAATTCTGTCTTGGGCCGGTTTGGGATGAGTGTCGATAACTTCAAAGCAGTTAAAGATCCAAACACTGGTTCCTATTCTATCTCATTCCAGCGTTAA
- the LOC112801142 gene encoding cation/H(+) antiporter 18 — protein MVTNATSTSVCPQPMKPTSNGVFQGDNPLDFALPIAILQICLVFVVTRGLAYIIRPLRQPRVIAEIVGGILLGPSALGRNKSYLNAVFPSKSLTVLDTLANIGLLFFLFLAGLELDPRSLRQTGKQTLAIAIAGISVPFALGIGSSFVLKETIAKGVNGTAFLVFMGVALSITAFPVLARILAELKLLTTNVGRMAMSAAAVNDIAAWILLALAVALSGDSESPLVSLWVFLCGCGFVLCSIIIVPPIFKRITQRCNEGEPVDEIYICATLVVVLAAGFVTDAIGIHAMFGAFVVGVLIPKDGPFTRTLVEKVEDLVSGIFLPLYFVSSGLKTNIFAIHGLQSWGILALVIFTACFGKIVGTVVVSLFCKVPLKEALALGFLMNSKGLVELIVLNIGKDRKVLNDQTFAIMVLMAVFTTFITTPLVMAVYKPARRAKIDDYKYKTIARKNTNSQLRILCCFHNARNIPSMINLIEASRGIQKSGGICVYTMHLREFSERSSTILMVHKARKNGLPFWNKDRPSDADHLIVAFEAYHQLSQVSVKPMTEISSMADMHIDICATAGGKKAAVIILPFHKHQRLDGSLETTRSDFKYVNRRVLENAPCSVGILVDRGLGGTSHISASNVSYSITVLFFGGSDDREALAYGARMAEHPGIRLVVLRFVVEPSTTGDIVRVDVGESSSSSKLVSEDEEFLNEFKAKVANDDSVTYEEKAVKDAAGTVAVICEFTHCNLVLVGRSPQGEVAYALKRNEYPELGPIGSLLVSQDCPTIASVLVMQQYQHQ, from the exons ATGGTTACCAATGCTACTTCTACAAGTGTTTGCCCCCAACCCATGAAACCGACATCAAATGGTGTGTTTCAAGGAGATAACCCTCTTGATTTTGCACTCCCCATAGCTATTTTACAGATATGCCTAGTATTTGTAGTCACAAGAGGATTGGCATATATTATAAGGCCTTTGAGGCAGCCAAGAGTCATTGCAGAGATTGTG GGAGGAATATTACTTGGGCCATCAGCATTAGGACGAAATAAAAGCTATTTGAATGCTGTCTTCCCCTCCAAGAGTCTTACAGTACTGGATACTCTGGCAAACATTGGCCTTTTGTTCTTTCTATTCCTGGCAGGCCTAGAGTTAGATCCGAGATCTTTGCGTCAAACAGGGAAACAGACCCTTGCCATTGCTATTGCTGGAATAAGTGTACCCTTTGCCTTGGGAATTGGTTCATCATTTGTTCTTAAAGAAACAATTGCCAAAGGTGTAAATGGTACTGCATTTCTTGTCTTTATGGGTGTTGCTCTATCCATAACTGCTTTCCCTGTGTTGGCTCGTATTTTGGCCGAGTTGAAACTTCTAACTACCAATGTTGGTAGAATGGCCATGTCTGCCGCAGCAGTAAATGATATTGCTGCTTGGATTCTGCTTGCACTTGCTGTTGCCTTGTCAGGCGATAGCGAGTCTCCACTAGTGTCATTGTGGGTCTTCTTATGTGGATGTGGTTTTGTTCTTTGTTCAATCATCATTGTCCCTCCAATTTTCAAAAGGATTACACAACGATGTAATGAAGGCGAGCCGGTGGATGAGATATATATATGTGCTACATTAGTTGTTGTTTTGGCCGCGGGTTTTGTTACAGATGCTATTGGAATCCATGCCATGTTTGGTGCATTTGTTGTTGGTGTGTTGATTCCAAAAGATGGACCATTTACCAGGACTCTTGTGGAAAAAGTAGAGGATCTTGTTTCGGGCATTTTCCTCCCACTCTATTTTGTGTCAAGTGGATTGAAGACCAACATATTCGCCATTCACGGCCTGCAGTCATGGGGTATTCTGGCCTTAGTTATTTTCACTGCTTGTTTTGGGAAGATTGTTGGAACCGTTGTTGTATCACTTTTCTGTAAAGTACCCTTGAAGGAGGCTTTAGCTCTGGGATTCCTAATGAACAGTAAGGGCTTGGTTGAATTGATTGTTCTCAACATTGGCAAAGATAGGAAG GTTTTAAATGATCAAACCTTTGCCATTATGGTTCTTATGGCAGTATTTACCACATTCATTACCACTCCTCTTGTCATGGCTGTGTATAAGCCTGCAAGAAGGGCGAAAATAGATGATTACAAATACAAAACAATAGCAAGGAAGAACACAAACAGCCAATTGAGGATTCTTTGCTGTTTCCATAATGCAAGAAATATTCCATCAATGATAAACTTGATTGAAGCCTCAAGAGGAATCCAGAAGTCCGGTGGAATTTGTGTGTATACAATGCACCTCAGAGAATTTTCTGAGAGGTCATCAACAATCTTAATGGTACATAAGGCAAGGAAAAATGGGTTGCCATTCTGGAATAAGGATCGTCCCTCTGATGCTGATCATTTAATTGTGGCATTTGAGGCATACCATCAACTGAGTCAAGTGTCTGTCAAACCAATGACCGAAATCTCATCTATGGCAGACATGCACATAGACATTTGTGCAACTGCTGGGGGAAAGAAAGCTGCAGTAATCATTCTTCCGTTTCATAAGCACCAAAGATTGGATGGCTCATTAGAGACAACAAGAAGTGATTTTAAATATGTTAACAGAAGGGTCCTTGAGAATGCTCCATGCTCAGTTGGAATTCTCGTTGATCGTGGCCTTGGTGGTACATCCCATATATCTGCAAGCAATGTTTCTTATTCCATTACAGTGCTTTTCTTTGGTGGAAGTGATGATCGCGAGGCCCTTGCTTATGGTGCTCGAATGGCCGAGCACCCTGGCATAAGATTGGTGGTTCTTCGCTTTGTCGTAGAACCAAGTACCACAGGAGATATCGTTAGAGTGGACGTGGGAGAATCCTCTTCCAGCTCCAAATTAGTCTCAGAGGATGAGGAGTTCCTTAATGAATTCAAGGCAAAAGTAGCTAACGATGATTCTGTGACATATGAAGAGAAAGCAGTAAAGGATGCAGCAGGAACAGTTGCTGTGATCTGTGAGTTCACTCATTGCAATCTGGTTCTTGTGGGTCGAAGTCCACAAGGTGAAGTGGCATATGCTCTCAAGAGAAATGAATACCCGGAACTTGGACCAATTGGTTCTTTGCTGGTATCTCAAGATTGCCCAACAATAGCATCCGTCTTGGTGATGCAGCAGTATCAGCATCAATAG